From Hymenobacter sedentarius, a single genomic window includes:
- a CDS encoding dienelactone hydrolase family protein: protein MSDQNFVTLTVADGTKMRAYTAFPSTNGPVPGIILLQEAFGVNHHIRSVADRLAKAGYAVVAPELFHRTAKPGLEIAYSDFAKGAMPHYNAINNKDLAADLQASYEWLQTQDQVNSDKIGSIGFCMGGRVSFLANAVLPLAAAVSYYGGGTHTIKNQAADLHGPHLFFWGGLDAHITKEHIAEVTDAVDAAGKPYINTVISYADHGFNCDERPSYNAEAAAEAWALTLAFFGEKLGA, encoded by the coding sequence ATGAGCGACCAGAATTTTGTTACCCTCACGGTAGCCGATGGCACCAAAATGCGCGCCTACACGGCCTTCCCCAGCACTAACGGCCCGGTGCCCGGCATTATTCTGCTGCAGGAAGCCTTTGGCGTAAACCACCACATCCGCAGCGTGGCCGACCGCCTGGCCAAGGCCGGCTATGCCGTAGTGGCGCCGGAGCTGTTTCACCGCACGGCCAAGCCCGGGCTGGAAATTGCGTATTCGGACTTCGCCAAAGGCGCGATGCCTCACTACAACGCCATCAACAACAAAGACCTGGCCGCGGACCTGCAAGCCTCCTACGAATGGCTGCAAACCCAGGACCAGGTAAACTCCGATAAGATTGGCAGCATTGGCTTTTGCATGGGCGGCCGGGTGTCGTTTCTGGCCAATGCCGTGCTGCCGCTGGCCGCCGCCGTGTCGTACTACGGCGGGGGCACGCACACCATCAAAAACCAGGCTGCCGACCTGCACGGGCCGCACCTGTTTTTCTGGGGCGGGCTGGATGCGCACATCACCAAAGAGCACATTGCCGAGGTAACCGACGCAGTAGATGCGGCGGGCAAACCCTATATCAACACCGTCATCTCCTACGCCGACCACGGTTTCAACTGCGACGAGCGGCCGAGCTACAATGCTGAAGCCGCTGCCGAAGCCTGGGCACTTACGCTGGCTTTCTTCGGAGAGAAGCTGGGGGCTTAG
- a CDS encoding MOSC domain-containing protein: MAFPFFGDDKSVVAKLLATLPQTGRLEWIGQRPLRREPLVSVQEVELKTDSHMLGDHARPKPGGKRQITLIQHESLASVAQFLGLDAPIEPGRLRRNLAVSGLNLLALKNRQIRIGDEVILDITGECHPCSRMEEELGPGGYNAMRGYGGLTAHITQGGVIRVGDTIRVIE, from the coding sequence ATGGCATTCCCTTTCTTTGGCGACGATAAATCGGTGGTGGCGAAGCTGCTGGCCACCCTGCCCCAAACCGGCCGGCTGGAATGGATAGGCCAGCGGCCCCTGCGGCGCGAGCCCCTAGTGTCGGTGCAGGAAGTTGAGCTGAAAACCGATTCGCACATGCTCGGCGACCACGCCCGGCCCAAGCCCGGCGGCAAGCGCCAAATCACACTTATTCAGCACGAATCCCTGGCATCGGTAGCCCAATTCCTTGGGCTGGATGCGCCGATTGAGCCCGGCCGCCTGCGCCGGAATCTGGCCGTAAGCGGCCTGAACCTGCTGGCTTTGAAAAACCGCCAAATCCGAATCGGCGACGAGGTAATTCTGGACATCACCGGCGAGTGCCACCCCTGCTCGCGCATGGAGGAAGAGCTGGGCCCCGGCGGCTACAACGCCATGCGGGGCTACGGCGGCCTCACGGCGCACATCACCCAGGGCGGCGTCATTCGGGTGGGAGACACCATACGAGTCATTGAATAA
- a CDS encoding PhzF family phenazine biosynthesis protein, with product MSQLPFLLIDAFTTQPLRGNPCAVVLDADALSPATRQVLAREFNQSETAFINQSAPGSTEFTVRFFTPAEEIPLAGHPTIATVAALLHTGRVALPADGSSLGLTLNLLHGPIRVDVLPGAAGELPLIWMTQRRPVFGAVHAPEKVLPLFGLTPDDLLPGAPIQTVSTGTPQLMVLLRDQAALRRAHVADAAGLGRYRAESDFFSPHLFCLGGATPAGDTFARHFGTPPDVSEDPVTGSATGGMAAYLWHHGYLNSPNFLAEQGHDMGRAGSVQVRVSGPPEAIEAVQIGGTGVVVLEGSLRGDL from the coding sequence ATGTCCCAATTGCCGTTTCTGCTTATCGATGCCTTCACTACCCAGCCGCTGCGCGGCAACCCCTGTGCAGTGGTGCTCGATGCCGATGCCCTTTCGCCTGCTACACGCCAGGTCCTGGCCCGCGAGTTCAACCAGTCAGAAACAGCGTTTATCAACCAGTCGGCGCCGGGCAGCACCGAATTCACGGTGCGCTTTTTTACGCCCGCCGAGGAGATTCCGCTGGCTGGGCACCCCACCATTGCCACGGTAGCAGCCTTGCTGCACACGGGCCGGGTGGCCTTGCCAGCCGACGGCTCTTCGTTGGGCTTGACGCTGAACCTGCTGCACGGGCCCATTCGGGTCGATGTGCTGCCCGGTGCTGCAGGCGAGCTGCCGCTGATTTGGATGACCCAGCGCCGGCCCGTTTTTGGGGCCGTGCATGCGCCTGAAAAAGTGCTGCCGCTCTTCGGCCTCACACCCGATGACCTGCTGCCCGGCGCGCCCATCCAGACCGTGAGCACCGGCACGCCCCAGCTCATGGTGCTGCTGCGCGACCAGGCCGCCCTACGCCGCGCCCACGTGGCCGATGCCGCCGGCCTGGGCCGCTACCGCGCCGAAAGCGACTTTTTCAGCCCGCACCTGTTTTGCCTGGGCGGGGCCACGCCGGCCGGCGACACCTTCGCCCGGCACTTCGGTACGCCGCCCGATGTATCGGAAGACCCCGTCACGGGTTCCGCCACGGGTGGCATGGCAGCGTATCTGTGGCACCATGGCTACCTGAATTCGCCCAATTTCCTGGCCGAACAGGGCCACGACATGGGCCGCGCCGGCTCGGTGCAAGTCCGCGTGAGCGGCCCACCTGAGGCCATCGAAGCCGTGCAGATTGGGGGCACGGGCGTGGTGGTGCTGGAAGGAAGCCTGCGGGGTGATTTGTAG
- a CDS encoding LLM class flavin-dependent oxidoreductase, with protein MITTPKIRLNVLDQSPIRPGATARQAVLETMELAQLADRLGYSRFWVSEHHNTNTLAGSTPEVLIAHLGSQTQRIRLGSGGVMLPHYSALKVAENFRMLETLFPGRIDLGMGRAPGGDRLTAHALNPSNTFSEQDFVEQLMDLQAYLRDDKVPDTIHERVMAIPEAPGVPELWLLSSSGQSGLFAAHLGMAFSFAQFINANGGPQAMRAYRQRFRPSAELAAPLANVAVFVLCADTEEKAHELRAAMDIQLLRFGKGEFRTFPTKEEVLSYQFAAQDQAHLVQNRGRVVSGTPAQVHAQLSQIAAEYEVDEITAVTITADFQDRLRSYELLAEVFVLAPNPEGVYKQEVAVQ; from the coding sequence ATGATAACCACCCCCAAAATTCGCCTCAATGTACTCGACCAGTCGCCCATTCGCCCGGGGGCCACGGCGCGGCAGGCCGTGCTCGAAACCATGGAGCTGGCCCAACTGGCCGACCGCCTGGGCTACTCGCGCTTCTGGGTATCGGAGCACCACAACACCAACACGCTGGCCGGCTCCACGCCGGAGGTGCTCATTGCTCACTTGGGCAGCCAGACCCAGCGCATCCGCCTGGGCTCGGGCGGCGTGATGCTGCCCCACTACAGCGCCCTGAAAGTGGCCGAGAACTTCCGCATGCTCGAAACCCTGTTTCCCGGCCGCATCGACCTGGGCATGGGCCGCGCCCCGGGCGGCGACCGTCTCACGGCCCACGCCCTCAACCCCAGCAATACCTTCAGCGAGCAGGACTTTGTGGAGCAGCTGATGGACCTGCAGGCCTACCTGCGCGACGACAAAGTGCCCGATACCATCCATGAGCGGGTAATGGCCATACCAGAGGCCCCTGGCGTACCCGAGCTGTGGCTGCTGAGCTCCAGCGGCCAAAGCGGCTTGTTTGCGGCGCACCTGGGCATGGCGTTTTCGTTTGCCCAGTTTATCAATGCCAATGGCGGCCCGCAGGCCATGCGCGCCTACCGCCAGCGGTTTCGGCCCTCGGCCGAGCTGGCCGCCCCGCTGGCCAATGTGGCCGTGTTTGTGCTGTGCGCCGATACCGAGGAAAAGGCCCATGAGCTGCGCGCGGCAATGGACATTCAGCTGCTGCGCTTCGGCAAAGGCGAGTTCCGCACGTTTCCTACCAAAGAAGAGGTCCTCAGCTACCAGTTCGCGGCCCAAGACCAGGCCCACCTGGTGCAGAACCGCGGCCGGGTAGTGAGCGGCACGCCCGCGCAGGTACACGCGCAGCTCAGCCAAATTGCCGCCGAGTATGAGGTAGATGAAATAACCGCCGTTACCATCACCGCCGATTTTCAGGACCGGCTCCGTTCCTACGAGCTGCTGGCCGAGGTATTTGTACTGGCACCCAACCCGGAAGGGGTTTATAAGCAAGAGGTTGCTGTGCAATAG
- a CDS encoding SDR family NAD(P)-dependent oxidoreductase — translation MKNDHRTNKNWLLAAGIGAAALAATLWGNRRGSYDLSRRVVLITGGSRGLGLVLARQAVAEGARVAICARDEAELARARQDLLLTGAAEADVLTLARDITNEAEVRTMVAEVESQLGAVDVLINNAGIIVGGPLDNMDSRDYEDSMAIHFWAPLHAMQAVLPGMRQRGEGRIVNISSLGGKVALPHMAPYSASKFALVGLSEGFRAELRQHGISVTTVCPGLLRTGSPGHALVKGQQQKEFAWFSIADSMPGLTMSAEQAARQIWNACRRGDGEIILSLPAKLLSAFHGLLPGTTTDVLSWLNRALPATGESPAANVRRTGYNSESALSQSPLTTLSRKAAAKNNEA, via the coding sequence ATGAAAAACGACCACCGCACCAACAAGAACTGGCTGCTGGCCGCCGGCATCGGCGCCGCGGCCCTGGCCGCCACCCTCTGGGGCAATCGCCGTGGCTCCTACGACCTGAGCCGGCGCGTGGTGCTCATCACGGGCGGCTCGCGCGGGCTGGGCCTGGTGCTGGCCCGCCAGGCTGTAGCCGAGGGGGCACGGGTGGCCATTTGCGCCCGCGACGAAGCCGAGCTGGCCCGCGCCCGCCAGGACCTGCTGCTGACCGGTGCCGCCGAAGCCGACGTGCTCACCCTGGCCCGCGACATTACCAACGAAGCAGAAGTACGCACCATGGTGGCCGAGGTCGAAAGCCAACTGGGCGCCGTGGATGTGCTCATCAACAATGCCGGCATCATCGTGGGTGGCCCGCTCGACAACATGGACTCGCGCGACTACGAAGACTCGATGGCCATTCATTTCTGGGCTCCGCTACACGCCATGCAGGCCGTGCTGCCGGGCATGCGCCAGCGCGGCGAGGGCCGCATTGTCAACATCTCCTCGCTCGGTGGCAAGGTAGCCCTGCCCCACATGGCGCCGTACAGCGCCAGCAAGTTTGCCCTGGTGGGGCTGTCCGAAGGTTTCCGGGCCGAGCTGCGGCAGCACGGCATCAGCGTAACCACGGTGTGTCCCGGCCTGCTGCGCACCGGCAGCCCCGGCCATGCCCTAGTGAAGGGCCAGCAGCAGAAAGAGTTTGCCTGGTTCAGCATCGCCGACTCTATGCCCGGCCTCACGATGAGCGCCGAGCAAGCCGCCCGCCAAATCTGGAACGCCTGCCGCCGTGGCGACGGCGAAATCATTCTTTCGCTGCCGGCCAAGCTGCTCTCAGCCTTCCACGGCCTGCTGCCCGGCACCACCACCGACGTGTTGAGCTGGCTCAACCGCGCCCTGCCCGCCACCGGCGAAAGCCCCGCCGCCAACGTGCGCCGCACCGGCTACAACAGCGAGAGCGCGCTTTCGCAGTCGCCCCTCACCACCCTTAGCCGCAAGGCGGCCGCCAAAAACAACGAGGCCTAG
- a CDS encoding Fpg/Nei family DNA glycosylase has protein sequence MPELPEVETYRRFIDELAVGQTITALQVNDAHVLATPEDQLRAGLVGRTITGTSRLGKNCFLELDNGKVLVLHFGMTGDVGAYRDEPDAPRFTRVALHLEDSGLRLAFIDPRKFGRIRLADSAAAHQKAKKIGPDALDITAIELHQKLARRKTLLKPLLLDQSITAGLGNWIVDEVLFQAKIHPERIGATLTEKEGRALHAAVQLVLTTAINQEANYRHFPASFLIHAREWDTSATPSSDDAHTFCPRHPKVKIDKYYVGGRATYTCAKCQPKPAAA, from the coding sequence GTGCCCGAATTACCCGAAGTCGAAACCTATCGCCGCTTTATTGACGAACTGGCCGTGGGCCAAACCATTACCGCCCTGCAGGTGAACGATGCGCACGTGCTGGCCACGCCTGAGGACCAACTCCGGGCCGGCCTCGTGGGCCGTACTATTACGGGCACAAGCCGCTTGGGCAAAAACTGCTTTCTGGAGCTGGACAACGGCAAAGTGCTGGTGCTGCACTTTGGCATGACCGGCGACGTGGGCGCCTACCGCGACGAGCCCGACGCCCCGCGCTTCACCCGCGTGGCGCTGCACCTCGAAGACTCTGGCCTGCGCCTGGCTTTTATCGACCCGCGCAAATTTGGCCGCATCCGCCTAGCCGATAGTGCCGCCGCGCATCAAAAAGCTAAGAAGATAGGCCCCGATGCGCTCGACATCACCGCCATTGAGCTGCACCAGAAACTTGCCCGTCGCAAAACCCTGCTCAAGCCCCTGCTGCTCGACCAAAGCATCACGGCCGGCCTCGGCAACTGGATTGTGGACGAAGTGCTGTTCCAGGCCAAAATCCACCCCGAGCGCATTGGCGCTACGCTTACCGAAAAGGAGGGCCGGGCCCTGCACGCCGCCGTGCAGCTGGTGCTCACCACGGCCATCAACCAAGAGGCCAATTATCGGCATTTCCCGGCCTCATTTCTCATCCACGCCCGGGAGTGGGACACCAGCGCCACGCCCAGCAGCGACGATGCGCACACCTTCTGCCCGCGCCACCCCAAGGTGAAGATTGATAAGTACTACGTGGGCGGCCGGGCCACCTACACCTGCGCGAAGTGCCAGCCCAAGCCAGCGGCTGCGTGA
- a CDS encoding bile acid:sodium symporter family protein, with translation MIPQPQAPTSAPNRIAELLARAGLDWFLLALIGVVALAYFQPNLGSKASPVPWKLITTAGVALVFFFYGLKLSFEKLRAGMRNWRLHALVQAATFVLFPALALLARPFFGPEKGEMLWQSIFFLCALPSTVSTSVVMVSIAGGNLPAAIFNASISSLLGILLTPLLASLFLHTSADSSQLWGLALQLLWQVVLPVGAGVLLNSRFHAFAERHKAGLRIFDQVTILLIVFTAFCDSFAEGIFSRYRPADVFKLGAGMVGLYLLVFVLIWSLSRALHFSRADQIVAVFCGSKKSLVHGSVMASLLFPASAATGLILLPLMLYHALQIVLASSMAQWLGRQTVVEPVAAV, from the coding sequence ATGATACCACAACCCCAGGCTCCCACGTCCGCGCCCAACCGAATTGCCGAACTGCTGGCCCGCGCCGGGCTCGATTGGTTTTTGCTGGCGCTCATCGGCGTGGTGGCGCTGGCTTATTTCCAGCCCAACCTGGGCAGCAAGGCCAGCCCCGTGCCGTGGAAGCTGATTACGACGGCGGGGGTGGCCCTGGTTTTCTTCTTTTATGGGCTGAAGCTGAGCTTTGAGAAGCTGCGCGCCGGCATGCGCAACTGGCGGCTGCATGCCTTGGTGCAAGCGGCCACGTTTGTGCTATTTCCCGCGCTGGCGCTGCTGGCCCGGCCCTTCTTCGGGCCCGAAAAGGGCGAAATGCTTTGGCAGAGCATCTTCTTTCTGTGTGCGCTGCCCAGCACCGTTTCCACCTCGGTGGTGATGGTGAGCATTGCGGGCGGCAACCTGCCCGCGGCTATTTTCAACGCCAGCATTTCCAGCCTGTTGGGCATCCTGCTCACGCCGCTGCTGGCCAGCCTGTTTCTGCACACCAGCGCCGATAGCAGCCAGCTCTGGGGCCTGGCCTTGCAGCTGCTGTGGCAAGTGGTGCTGCCGGTAGGAGCGGGGGTGTTGCTCAATTCCCGGTTCCACGCCTTCGCGGAGCGGCACAAGGCGGGCCTGCGCATTTTCGACCAGGTTACCATCCTGCTCATCGTTTTCACGGCTTTCTGCGATTCGTTTGCTGAAGGCATTTTCAGCCGCTACCGTCCCGCCGATGTCTTCAAGCTGGGCGCGGGCATGGTGGGGCTGTACTTGCTGGTGTTCGTCCTCATCTGGAGCCTGAGCCGGGCGCTCCATTTCTCGCGCGCCGACCAGATTGTGGCTGTGTTCTGCGGCTCCAAAAAGTCATTGGTCCACGGCAGCGTAATGGCCAGCCTACTATTCCCGGCCAGCGCCGCCACTGGGTTGATTTTACTTCCGTTGATGCTGTACCATGCCCTGCAGATTGTGCTGGCCAGCAGCATGGCGCAATGGCTGGGCCGGCAAACCGTGGTTGAGCCGGTGGCCGCGGTGTAA
- a CDS encoding DUF4856 domain-containing protein, translated as MTTFSRTASLALFVAALGLASCSKDDVATPSTPQLRAKMDYATLSGTTPYTTSFKDAAGTSTVDLGAAAARLDMFTELNSYMATVAVAAPATPATLDLAKLRNLYAGTNAPFSTATLNASAAAGVQLRDKTAASFPDAAATTVRTYLDTKLAELATASQSVNQVATPGNAGRLGRYLVDGKGFEVNQIIQKALLGALLLDQIGNVLLTPASLAATNSKVADGKLYTEREHNWDMAYGYLTSNAIMTTDYNLTPRERFLAGYLNEKNGAASPGVYLAFLKGRAAIVNNDDATLKAQADLIRTELEKTLAKSAVSYLTSWKAAAALDTKAHALGEGIGFVYALRFCTKYGVDTAWADSVLNGMTSGSQGAWGLTNAQADAAISAINAKFSL; from the coding sequence ATGACCACCTTTAGCCGTACCGCTTCCCTTGCGTTGTTTGTTGCCGCCCTTGGCTTGGCTTCCTGCAGCAAAGACGATGTAGCAACTCCTTCGACGCCCCAGCTGCGTGCGAAAATGGATTACGCCACCCTCAGCGGCACGACTCCTTATACTACCTCGTTCAAGGACGCTGCGGGTACTTCTACCGTGGACCTGGGCGCCGCTGCGGCCCGGCTCGACATGTTCACCGAGCTAAACAGCTACATGGCGACGGTGGCCGTGGCCGCACCCGCCACTCCCGCCACGCTGGATTTGGCCAAGCTGCGCAACCTCTACGCCGGCACCAATGCTCCGTTCTCGACGGCAACCCTGAACGCCTCGGCGGCCGCCGGCGTGCAGCTGCGCGATAAAACGGCCGCCTCCTTCCCCGACGCTGCCGCCACCACCGTGCGTACCTACCTGGACACCAAGCTCGCCGAGCTGGCCACCGCCAGCCAGAGCGTCAACCAAGTGGCCACCCCCGGCAACGCCGGCCGCCTGGGCCGCTACCTGGTCGATGGCAAAGGCTTCGAAGTCAATCAGATTATCCAAAAAGCCCTGCTCGGGGCCCTGCTGCTCGACCAGATTGGCAACGTGCTGCTCACGCCCGCTTCGCTGGCCGCCACCAACAGCAAAGTGGCCGATGGCAAGCTCTACACCGAGCGCGAGCACAACTGGGACATGGCCTACGGCTACCTCACCAGCAACGCCATCATGACCACCGACTATAACCTCACGCCCCGTGAGCGGTTTTTGGCCGGCTACCTCAACGAGAAAAACGGCGCCGCTTCGCCCGGCGTGTACCTGGCCTTCCTGAAAGGACGGGCGGCCATCGTGAACAACGACGACGCCACGCTGAAAGCCCAGGCCGACCTCATCCGCACGGAGCTGGAAAAAACCCTCGCCAAGTCGGCCGTCTCCTACCTCACCAGCTGGAAGGCTGCCGCGGCTCTGGACACCAAGGCGCATGCCCTGGGCGAAGGTATCGGCTTTGTGTACGCGCTGCGCTTCTGCACCAAGTACGGCGTGGACAC